ACCTGATTCAGGAAGCGGTCGAACTGGAAATCAACTACGCGACCGACTGCCTCCCCAACGGCATCCTGGGACTCAACCGCGAACTGTTCCGCGACTACGTCCACCACATCGCCGATCGCCGCCTGGAACGTATTGGTTTGGCCAAACAGTTCAACCAACCGAACAACCCGTTCCCTTGGATGAGCGAAACGATGGACCTAGCCAAAGAAAAGAACTTCTTCGAAACCCGCGTCACCGAATACCAAAGCTCCAGCGGTCTCAGCTGGGACTAACTGGCAGCTTTGTTAGAGCCAAGGATTGTGTCTTGTGAAGGACCACAAAGGCCGCCCACCCTGCAAAGGATGGGCGGCCTTTTTTTGTGCGGTGGAAGGCAGAGTTAGCCTGAGATTGATAAGTAATGTATGCTGGGTCGCGACCCCGCGAAGACAAACCGGCGCCCGACATAAACTCTGCATTGTTGATCGAATCATACAAGGAGAAACACTCCGCGGAATGATGATCCGCCAACCGCAGGCGGAAATCGCTGGAATGCGCTTCGCTTACTCCAGCCTACTCCTCTGAGGTTTCGGCAGAATTGAGAACCGACATTCGCCGTCTGGTTCGCAATGCACTCAACAATATCGAATTGAGATGTCCATGACTTCCAGTCCGAAAACAATCAACGTATTCGTAGGTGAATGCAATGGAAAAGACTACGTTTTTGCCCTAACTGAAGAATCTGCCAAGGCATTGGTTGAAAGTCATTTCGCATTTGGCAATCCAACAGAGAGCGAATACGCTGTTAGCAACGTGTGGGCGGAAACCAAGTCAGACGTGGGTTGGCGAATTCGCAAAGATGAGGTGGAGGCGTATTTCATTACTGTTGAGTTGTCGATAGCAGACGGAGAAGGCCACCTTAATTGGATATGCCAATTCTGTGAGACTGCTTACAGCGATGATTGGTCGAAACAGGATTCTATGCCGATTCTCTTGCGATGCGGTTGCACAGGCAAATCGAGATACTTGATCGGTGACGTGTCGAAGTAGTAAACAATCGGTCACTGACTATTCGGCTTCTGCATCACGATCTTCGCAGGCTTCCACGGTATGAACACGGGCACGCCTGATGGAGGCGGCTTGGGCTTTCTGCTCAAGCTCTTGTTGACCGCTGAATACCGTGTCAACGGATTGATCATCGACAGTCCGATGACGACGTTCTTGTCATCGAGCCACAAGCCTTCGCATTGCTGCTGCTCTCGCTCTACAAGCCTACTCCTCTGGAACGGATGGGCAGCCTTTTTTATGTATTTGGTCGTAAACAGATTTCTCGTAAGACAGGCACGCTAGAAACAAATGTAAGATGCTATCAAACCAGTACCTACTTAGTTAGAGCATCGATCAATGCCAAAGAATTCTTGGATCGTCTCACTTAGCTTTTCTACAGGAATGTCGTCTTCATAAAACGATTCTCTGTTCTCCGTGTCAAATCTCACGTACACAGTTTCGTCTTCACAATGCCCCATCTGCCCATCAAATTCTGAGGCGTTGACCATGGCAAACCAGTCCAGGCTATCTAAGACAACCAGTTCTGTAGTAGCGGATGGGAAAGTTGACTTTATTTGAAGAGCTGCTTTTCGGACAACGTGCAAGGCAGCATCTGGAGCATCCCCAACCTCTCTGTAGTTTTCCCGCCAATTCGGATCCCCCAGCCCTAGCATTACAGGATGATCATCAAGCGTATGCCAAGTCGAAGGATCAAAAACATTCATCCGATAAATCCCCAATGTGATTCCTGTTGTTGAAGATCGCCGTTGTCTCGTTGTATTTTATGCCGATGGAATTCGTCGGAAATACGGTGGATTACGAGGGTGCTTTCCAATTAACCTATCACCATCCTTTCGTCGGGGCGAATGTCCTAAAGAATTGCTGTGTTGAGTATCCACGGTTGCCTGTCGGTGTGTCGGAAGCATTTATTGCGACGGACGATACCAGCGAATCGATCTTGATGCCTGCCTGTTTGGCTTGATGGTAGAGATTGGTCATGATTGACTGCGCTGCGGGGTCGTCTCCGAAATCCGCGATTGCCAACATGAGAAGCAGCGTATTGGTGAGTTGTTCGTCGTTCTGCGTATTGACCCGCCACGATTGCTCGTCGATTAATGTGCCGAGATACAACCGCACGTTGGGATACTGAAGGATCGTCTCCCGAATTGCCTTCTGACGATCGGAACTACCGCGGCCGTAGTCGTCAGCGATCTTGAACATCGCACTTCGATAGCGTGACCAGACTTGTCCGAACGTCGTGGCAGCCCTTAACTCAAGAAACGACGCGTACTCTGCGGGACTCATTTCAGCAATTCGGCAGAAACCTTCGTCGAAGTCATCGCAATCATCTTCTTGACCTTGTAGCAGATGTTCGAGATTCGATAGATGCTGGAATTCACTTTCCATTTTGAGACATCCCAACTTATTCGCCGATGTTATCCAGTTTCGTTAATCGTGTAGGTCTTTTCCTTAAACCAATCCCATTGCCTCAGGCAGCGACCGAAGGAATTCGCTTCGTTCGGCTTTCGTACGCTCGATGGCGGAAGCGTACTCTTCACACGCCTGACAAAACGCGTGCACGGCCAGATCGCCGCCGCTTCGCAATGTGGCCGCGACCTGTTCCATTTGCGATACCGCAACGTCGGGGTCAAGCAGTTCATCGCCGGTGAATTCCAGGAAGCAAAGCAGATCGATCAGGGCTCGCGTGATAGCTTGGTTGTTCATGTTTCTCATACAGCCGAGAAGATCGGCAATTCTCTCAGACGTTTCAGGATGCTTGGTCGCGTAGGAACGGGCTTTGATCGGAAATGGTCGAGCAACAGGCGATGTTTTTTATACCAGCCAGCGAAGCAGCACTCACCTCTCGTTGAAAATCGGCTAGGATAGAGGGTGCAGTACACCGAGATATCACGCATGAAAACCGCCATTATCGGTTGGGGGTCCTTGCTTTGGGACGACCGGCCGCAATTCGATCAACATCACGGCCCTTGGTTCTACGATGGGCCGCGGTTGCGGCTAGAGTTTTCGCGGGTGTCGGTACGTCGGCAAAAGGCGTTAACGCTGGTGATCGAGAAGACGATTGGTTCCGAGTGTCAGGTCGCTTACACGGTCAGTCACCGGGAAGATGTCCGAAACGCGATTGAAGATCTACAGATTCGTGAAGGCGCGACGCCGAAGCAGGTGGGCGTCTGGCGAAAAGATCCCCACTCCGAAATTCCTTTACTGCGGGAAGTCCCACCCAGCATCGATCAGTGGGCACGCCTAACCGATTTCGATTATGTGTTGTGGACCGGGTTACCGAACAATTTCAAACAGCTTAGCTACGGTCAGGCCGATTTCTCGCTAGCGGCTGCGGGTGCGCATATCCGCTCGTTGGACGAGATCGGGCAAGCGAAAGCCGTGGAATATATCTTCCGCGCGCCTGAATTCATTCAAACGCCGCTTCGCAGTGAACTTGAGTCAGCCGAGTGGTTTCGGCTATTGTGGGAGCGAACTCGAAACGCATAGCCGCCGAAAAAGGGGCAACCATGCATCCGAAGCTGATCGCCGCGATTCAGGAAGGTATCTTCCCAGTTACCACCCGGATTGCGATTGGCCGATTCGCGACGCCTGACCGATGTGCATTCTTAAAAGAGAAGGACATCACGCATATTCTAAACGTGAGTGATGCCGATAGCCTGGCGACGGTTCGCAGCGCTGGTTTCGCTGAGGTCCGCGATATTCCGATTGATGACTATGTGCGGATTCCGACGAAGCAAGCATTGAATGCCGTCCAAACGTTGCATGCGATGTTGAACCAGCCAGATTCGAAGGTTTACTTGCACTGTATCGCGGGACAAATCCGATCGCCAACGATTCTGTGGCTGTACCTGGTCGCGCTGGGAATGGGAAAACGGCAGGCGAAACAAATTATCACCGATCACTCCCCCGACGCCCAGCCAGGTCATAACACCTTGGTCGATGCTGCGTTGGTCGACGAGATCTACAACTGGGGACGCAAGCTCGGCCGCATCGACCGAGCCGCACTGATGGAGCCAGCATACGAGTAGCGAATTGTTTGCCTATCCTGGTAAGGTCTGCTACCGTCGAACTTGCGTTGTGCCTTGTCCGAGATCTTTCCCCCGGCTGTCTAACCGATGCCCCGCTTTCTTCGCCAGTTTGGTTTGCGCACACTGTTACTGTTCTGCTTTGTGGCAGCGGTCTGCTTTGGCCTGTTGCGGTGGCGTATGGACAGGATTCATCGTCAGCATGCGGTCGCGAAGGAGCTGCTGGAAAGGAATGCGCGAATTCAGTGGCAGACGTCCGGGCCGAAGTGGCTACGAGATGTGGTGGGCGCCTACTACTTCACGGAACTAGTGATGGTTGATCTGCAAATGCGTGGTCAACAGGATCAAGAGTTGTCGCTGCTTGGAGACTTGCCGGCGCTCGAGCGACTTTACCTGGCTGGCAATCCGTTGATCAGCGATCAGGGGCTCGATCACCTGCGAGAGTTAAAACATATTCGCCGCTTGTCGCTATGGGGAACCGGAGTCACCGATAACGGGCTTTCCAAGCTTTCCCATTTCGACGCGTTGGAAGCACTCGATCTCAAAGATACCCAAGTAACCCAAGCGGGGCTGGCGAGGTTGTCGCCACTGCCCAAGCTGAAGGAACTTTATCACCGATTTGAATTCACCGACGAAGGTCTGCAAGCGGTCGCTCAATTGCCGACGGTTTATTTCGGTGAGTTACAAGTTGGCGAAATATCGCAGCGAGGTTTTGCGCAGCTACCCAAGATTCGGTTCTCGAAGATTACGCTACAGAACGCGAACGTGACGGACTGGCCTTGGTATCTATACGATCATCCTACGATGAGCCAGATTGAACTCCATCGTGTGGAAATTACCGACGAGCAAGCAAAGCAACTGATAGCAACCAATGACCTACACTACGTGATTTTGAATGACGTTCCCGTTTCTGACGAGATCTTGCCCGCCCTCGTCGCTTTAGGAAATGGGCTTACCCTACGTCTCAAGGGAACAAAGATCTCGGCCAATGGGTTCCTGAAACATCTTGGTGATCGCCAGCCGGGTAGGATGCATATAAGTGACGAAATCATATCGATGTCGTCCATGGGAATCCCGGGTATGTATCTATCGTATACAGGACAGGTGCCACTGCACGATTTACCAGGGTTAGCCAACCTTCACGATGTTGGATTTCTGAGTATCGAAACTAGTTATCCGAAGATTGATTTAAGCCATCTCCCTCCGCTACCGAGTCTGGAATTGATAGTGCTTGACGTACCAATTAACGACACGGCTTTGGCGAGACTGGCCCCTCAGCTAGGCTTAAAGACAATCATCGTGAGTGCTGGCGATCAATTCACACCAACTGGGCTGCAAGCTCTGAAAGATTGCCGATCGCTTGAGGAACTGCTTCTGGTTGAGGACGCGCGAATGACCGACGAACATCTTGCGGCGATCAGTGAGTGCAGGCAGCTGAGATCGCTGGCGATTCACTCGCACGGAGAGATAACCCCACAGGGTATCGCATGCCTGGCCGATATGCCGCGCCTGACGATGTTGACTATCGCATTTGAGGATCAGATCGAGAATGATGTCTTAGCAGAGGCCGCCCAACTGAAGAAACTGGAAGAGTTGACGATCATAGAATCTGATTTCATGGATGAAAACGTCCCGTCCTTGGTGGGAATGACAAATCTAAAAGAGCTGACAATTTATCACTCCCGCATGTCCCCGGCCGCTAATGAGCGGCTACGTAAGGCGCTGCCCGGGGTGAAGATGGAAGTCTTTGATCGGTAAGACGCAAGTTGCCGCACCGCGAAATGTTTGCCTGCTGTTGAAGCATTTGATACGGTCGAAACTATCAGATCCCCTTCCCCACCCAATTCTCTTTCACGAGCGGCACGATGCCCCGCTTTCTTCGCCAGTTTGGTCTTCGCACGTTGTTATTGTTCTGCTTTGTGGCAGCGGTCTGCTTTGGTCTGTTGCGGTGGCATATGGACGGGATTCATCGTCAGCATGCGGTGGCGAAGGAGCTGCTGGAAAGGAATGCGCGGATTCAGTGGCAGACGTCTGGGCCGAAGTGGCTACGAGATGTGGTGGGCGACTACTACTTCACGGAACTGGTGATGGTTGATCTGCAGATGCGTGGTCAACAGGATCAAGAGTTGTCGCTGCTTGGAGACTTGCCGGCGCTTGAGCGACTTTACCTGGCTGGCAATCCGTTGATCAGCGATCAGGGGCTCGATCACCTGCGAACGTTAAAGCATGTTCGCCGCTTGTCGCTTTGGGGCACTGGAGTTACCGATGAGGGGTTGTCCAAACTTTCCCATCTTGAAGCGTTGGAGGCACTCGATCTGAAGGACACCAAAGTAACCCAAGCTGGGCTGACTAAGTTGGTGGGATTTAAGAATCTACGGGAATTGCACCATCGACTCTTGCTCGATGATGATGGAGTAACGGCGATTGCGCAACTTCCCAAACTTCAGATTCGTGACTTAAAGGTAAACGGGCTTACCGAGCGAGGCTTCGCGCTGCTGAAAAACATTTCGTTTACCCAGTTAACGATCGAAAACACGCAATACGCCGACTGGCCGCGACATTTGATTTCTCATCCCACGATGACAGAGATTGTCGGGCATCAATCAAGGACAAACAGTGCTTCTTTCAAGCAGATGTTAGCTTCCAAGCAATTCACCCTTATCCGTTTGAAGGACGTGCCCGTTTCGGATGAGATCCTACCGGAGCTCGCCGTCCAGAAAAGTTTGGGCAACTTGCTACTCAGCGGAACGGAGATCACCGCCGACGAATTTCTTCGCCAGTTCGCCGCACGAGATCCTCAGCAAATCTACATTAACGACGTTAGCGTTCGGATGTTAGAGAATGGCATGCCGTGGATAAACGTTGTGTATTCCGGCAAGGTTGTGATGGAGAGAATTTCAGGCCTGGATGGTATTCAGAACACCACGACGTTGAGTCTCGTCGCGAAGCAAGACGTTGTCGACCTGAGTCATCTGCCTGACAAAACGCTGCTCAAGCGGGTTTGGATTCAGGGCACGCTGAAAGATGCCGATTGGCATAAGCTGGCGATGCAAGAGGAGTTACACACGATCATCGTCATTGGAAAAGACCAGCCGTTCACATCTGTAGGCTTATTGACGATGAAGGACCGCGAAACGCTGAGGTCTCTTCGGTTAGACATCGGAAAACTGTCGAACGAGCACTTGGCGGCAATTGGTGAATTTCGATCGCTGGAGGCCCTTATCCTTGGGCCTGACTCGAATGTCACATCCGAAGGCTTTCAACGTTTGATCGGTTTGAAAAATCTAAAAGCGCTTGAAATCGACTTCTCGGAACAAGTTGATGACCAAATTTTGGCGGAGTTAGCGAAGTTGGAAGGTCTGGAGACGGTAACGATCGGACGATCGCTGTTAACGGACGAGGGGATTAGCTATTTGCGGAAAATGCCGAATCTAACCGAGCTTGGTATTCGTCATACCAGTCGTTCGCCTTCCGATTTGCTGCGGCTGCAGGAGGCGTTGCCAAGTGTGAAAGTCCGCTTGAGATAGAAGGTAGTATAGCGGCAGAAATAAGATCCGTAGTCAATTGTTTGCTATGGCTGGGTGCATTTGATACGGTCGAAACTATCCGATCCCTTCTCCACCCAATTCTCTTTCATGAGCGGCGCGATGCCTCGCTTTCTTCGCCAGTTTGGTCTGCGGACGCTGCTATTATTTTGCACGCTGGCGGCCGTCTGCTTTGGTCTGTGGCGATCGCACATGACCTGGGTCGATCACCAGTACCAGATCGCGCAGCAAATTGCGGATCGCAAAGGAAATGTTCGCTGGGCGACTTGGGGGCCGGCTTGGGTGCATGACCTGTTCGGAAGCCATTACTTCACGCATGTCATTACGGTCGATTGGCATCACAAAAAAATTCATGACGAGGATATGCAACTCCTCCGCGAGGTTACCACGCTGGAGGAACTGTACGTGCCAGGCACACGCATCTCGAACGCAGGTATCGAGGTGGTGGCCGACTTGCCGAGACTCAAGCGATTGGCGGTCTGGCGAACGAAACTCACCGATCGTGGCCTGGAGACGATCGGGAAACTAAAGAATCTCGAAGCGCTCGATATCCATGCAACCGAAGTGACCGAGAAAGGCTTTCGTCATTTACGTGGTCTACCAAAGCTGAAGTTGTTTCGGCACAGCTTGGAGCTTACCGATGAAGGAGTCGGCCATCTGGCAACGATTCCGAATATTGAACTCGAAGGAGTCAAGTGCCGCGGACTCTCTGACGCGTGTTTGCAGTGGGTGGCAAACCAGCGAAAGCTAATTGGCCTGCATGTGATGCATCCGAAGGGAGAAGCATGGGCGGAAAGGTTCATCGGGCATCCCTTCTTACAGTCGCTTGATGTCGGTTTTGCCGCGATGACCGACGAACAGCTGCGGAATTTGTTGCTGGCCAATACGCTCTCCTATGTAAATATCCATCGTGTGCCGGTCACCGACGAAGGCCTGGCTTTGCCGGTTGGCGGAGGAAAATTACGAGGATTAAACCTTTACCAGACGGAAATTACCCCACGTGCGTTCTTGAAAAAACTAGGATCGAACGCCTCGCAGGTGTCGATCGATCCGACGTCGATTGTCGTGAAAGATGGTGCCACAGGCGCACGCTTCGGGTGGCATGGTCATGTGACGAGCGAGATGTGGCCGTATTTCGCGGAATGTCAACTGGCAACATCGTTCACATGCGACGTATGGCTGCCGAAGGATGTCGATCCTGATTTCCTTGGTTCGATGAAAGCGTTAGAGAACGTCACGTTTCATTGCCCAATTGATGACCGCGGGATGAAGGCACTCGGGCAGTTACCGAAGCTCAAATCGTTGATCCTTTCTGGGGAACAGAATATCTCGCCTGCTGGCTACGCGCACCTGGCGGATTGCGAAGATCTGGAAAGTCTTTTCATCGTGCAAGGTGGGGTTGACGATGACGAACTGATGGAGATCGGCAAGCTGAAAGATTTGACCAGCTTGCGTTTTTACGACAATCCGATCACCGACGACGGCCTCCGGGCGATTACTTCGTTAAGAAGGCTGACTTTCTTAGAACTCGACCGATGCGAGCAGCTTACCGATGAGGCGATGCGCTGGGTCGCCAAGCTGGAGAAACTGCAAACATTGAAGTGCCGAGGTAGCAAGATTGGCGACGAAGGACTCAAGCATTTACATGGAATGCCTGGACTGCTCAATGTGAACATCTCTGGATCACGCCATACTCGGGCAGCGCTGAATGCCCTCCGAGATTCCTTGCCCAGCAAAGGTGGTAGCTTCTGGTGATGTTCCGTACTGATCCTCATCCCAGTTGTTTCCAAAAGGAAAAGTAATGCCTCGTTTTCTTCGCCAGTTCGGTCTGCGGACGCTGCTGCTATTCTGCACGTTTGCGGCGGTTTGCTTTGGGCTGTGGCGATGGCATATGACTTGGGTCGATCAGCAACATGTAATTGCGAAGCAGATTGCGGACCGTAATGGAAATGTTCGTTGGAGAACTTGGGGGCCAGGCTGGGCGCACGATGCGTTTACTAGCTACTATTTTCAACAGATCATCGCGGTCGACCTTTCGCACAAGAATCTGCGCGATCAAGACCTGCAGTTGCTGCGCGAGATCCCAACGCTGGAAGAGCTGTACGTTCCGGGGAATCACAAGATTACGGATGAAGGGATGAAAGTTCTGGAGCACTTGCCACGGATTCGCAAATTAGCAATCTGGAACACAAAGTTAAGCAACGAAACACTGAAGTCGGTCGCCAAACTGCGAGATCTCGAAGTCCTCGATCTCTCTCTAACCAAAATGACCCCAGCCGGAATTAATCTGCTGAATGGATCACCAAAGCTTAAAAGGCTGCTGCACGATTGGGTTTTCGACGATGCTGGGATCGAAGGGATCGCGTCGCTGCCGAGTGTCGAAATGCACACCATTCGAGCCAATGATTTATCCGACGCAAGCTTTGAACGAATTCAACAGCATATTCATGTCGAAAACCTGATCGTACGGCGACCGACCGGTGACCAATGGGCATCTTACCTTCTGAATCATCCGACGATCTGTGCACTTCAGGTTTATCAGGGCAAAATGAGCGATTCGCAACTGCGAAAGCTACTGCTGTCCAATCGACTCGATAGTCTGCATCTCGAGGATGTACCAGTCGGCGATGCCGCACTTTTTCCTCGTCTCGAAGGAATGCATATGACGCGTTTCACCGTCTTTGGAACGAAGATCAGTGCGCAAGCGATTCTGGAGAACTTGGGGCCAGGTTCGCAATTTGTTTCCGTCGCCGTCGATCCGTTCCAGCCAGTTGTTAAAGTCAGCCTGACGGGCGCTGCGTACGGCCCCGATTGCTATTGGATGGGTTCGTTCGATCCAGCCGACTTACAGCACCTGGATAACTGCGGGGAAATCAAACAGTTAGCGATCACTGGCTTACGGCTTCCGAATCCTCGTCTGGACTTTGGCGACGATACCGAGGCTCGCCGGAAGTACGATCTTTGCTGCAAGGTCGATGATGACTACATGAAGATGATCGCCCAGATGCGTGGTTTGGAGTCGCTACGGATCACCGGCACGGATCGGCTTTCGGTAAAAGGTCTGCGTCCAATTGATCAGCTCACGAGCCTCACTACGTTGGAACTGCGATCGACGAAGCTCACAGACGAGCATCTGAACACAATCGGCAAGCTGAAGTCTTTGGAACAATTGGACCTGACCGGCAATCGCATCACGAGTGCAGGAATTCGGAAGCTCGCCGTCCTGACGAGGCTAACCCATTTGGATTTGACCGACTGCCACGAAGTCGACGACGAAGCCATGGCGTGGCTGATTCCCTTGAAGAACCTCAAGTATCTCGATGTTTCGGGAACCAAGATTGGGGCGATAAGTCCCGAATTGGAAAAGGCCAATCCGAATCTTTATATGATGAATCACCAAGCTAATAATAATATGATTTGGCAACGCCCCACGCAGCCGGCTCGCGTCATCAACGGCGCCATTCCGATCAATTAACCGTCAACTTCACGATCAGACACCAGTGCCACGCTTCTTACGTCAATTCGGCCTTCGTACGCTGCTGCTGTTCTGCACTCTGGCAGCCGTCTGCTTCGGTACGGTCAGATGGCATATGACTTGGGTCGACTCACAGCACGAATTGGCGGAAAGGATTTCGCATCGACGGGGTGACGTAAGCTGGAAGACCTGGGGCCCAGAGTGGTTGCATCGTACGTTTGGCAGTCATTACTTCCAATCGATCGTTGC
This window of the Blastopirellula marina genome carries:
- a CDS encoding dual specificity protein phosphatase family protein, whose amino-acid sequence is MHPKLIAAIQEGIFPVTTRIAIGRFATPDRCAFLKEKDITHILNVSDADSLATVRSAGFAEVRDIPIDDYVRIPTKQALNAVQTLHAMLNQPDSKVYLHCIAGQIRSPTILWLYLVALGMGKRQAKQIITDHSPDAQPGHNTLVDAALVDEIYNWGRKLGRIDRAALMEPAYE
- a CDS encoding leucine-rich repeat domain-containing protein, with translation MPRFLRQFGLRTLLLFCTLAAVCFGLWRSHMTWVDHQYQIAQQIADRKGNVRWATWGPAWVHDLFGSHYFTHVITVDWHHKKIHDEDMQLLREVTTLEELYVPGTRISNAGIEVVADLPRLKRLAVWRTKLTDRGLETIGKLKNLEALDIHATEVTEKGFRHLRGLPKLKLFRHSLELTDEGVGHLATIPNIELEGVKCRGLSDACLQWVANQRKLIGLHVMHPKGEAWAERFIGHPFLQSLDVGFAAMTDEQLRNLLLANTLSYVNIHRVPVTDEGLALPVGGGKLRGLNLYQTEITPRAFLKKLGSNASQVSIDPTSIVVKDGATGARFGWHGHVTSEMWPYFAECQLATSFTCDVWLPKDVDPDFLGSMKALENVTFHCPIDDRGMKALGQLPKLKSLILSGEQNISPAGYAHLADCEDLESLFIVQGGVDDDELMEIGKLKDLTSLRFYDNPITDDGLRAITSLRRLTFLELDRCEQLTDEAMRWVAKLEKLQTLKCRGSKIGDEGLKHLHGMPGLLNVNISGSRHTRAALNALRDSLPSKGGSFW
- a CDS encoding leucine-rich repeat domain-containing protein, which produces MPRFLRQFGLRTLLLFCTFAAVCFGLWRWHMTWVDQQHVIAKQIADRNGNVRWRTWGPGWAHDAFTSYYFQQIIAVDLSHKNLRDQDLQLLREIPTLEELYVPGNHKITDEGMKVLEHLPRIRKLAIWNTKLSNETLKSVAKLRDLEVLDLSLTKMTPAGINLLNGSPKLKRLLHDWVFDDAGIEGIASLPSVEMHTIRANDLSDASFERIQQHIHVENLIVRRPTGDQWASYLLNHPTICALQVYQGKMSDSQLRKLLLSNRLDSLHLEDVPVGDAALFPRLEGMHMTRFTVFGTKISAQAILENLGPGSQFVSVAVDPFQPVVKVSLTGAAYGPDCYWMGSFDPADLQHLDNCGEIKQLAITGLRLPNPRLDFGDDTEARRKYDLCCKVDDDYMKMIAQMRGLESLRITGTDRLSVKGLRPIDQLTSLTTLELRSTKLTDEHLNTIGKLKSLEQLDLTGNRITSAGIRKLAVLTRLTHLDLTDCHEVDDEAMAWLIPLKNLKYLDVSGTKIGAISPELEKANPNLYMMNHQANNNMIWQRPTQPARVINGAIPIN